A single genomic interval of Halalkalibaculum roseum harbors:
- the fbp gene encoding class 1 fructose-bisphosphatase: protein MVDRRNKRVITLEEYIIQAQNKFPGATGELSQLLRDIGLAAKIISREVNKAGITNILGEDGSTNVHGETVKKLDLFADKQLISSLNRSNITCMVISEENDGIVELDNEGGKYIVYLDPLDGSSNIDVNVSIGSIFSIYMRQSDIDEGLSKADALQPGLKQVAAGYVLYGSSTLMAYTTGLGVSVFTLDPSIGEFILSDDDIKIPETGTIYSVNEGSYNSWDLGLKKYIKYCQVEDPQTNRPYKARYIGSMVADVHRTLITGGIFIYPHSSQYPSGKLRLMYECNPLSFLIEQAGGMAIDGEGRILEIKPNAIHQRTPIYIGSRQNVLKVREFIREYSEKPIQA from the coding sequence ATGGTTGACAGAAGAAATAAGCGGGTAATTACCTTAGAGGAGTACATCATCCAGGCACAAAATAAGTTTCCCGGTGCTACCGGAGAACTGTCCCAATTGCTTCGTGATATCGGCCTGGCGGCAAAAATTATCTCCAGAGAAGTCAATAAAGCCGGTATTACCAATATTCTGGGAGAGGACGGATCTACCAATGTGCATGGGGAAACCGTAAAGAAACTGGACCTCTTTGCCGATAAGCAGCTGATATCCTCACTAAACCGTTCGAATATTACCTGTATGGTGATCTCGGAAGAGAATGATGGTATTGTCGAGCTTGACAACGAGGGAGGTAAATATATTGTCTATTTGGATCCGCTTGACGGCTCATCCAATATTGATGTCAATGTATCTATTGGCAGTATTTTTTCTATTTACATGCGCCAGTCAGATATTGATGAAGGTCTTAGCAAGGCGGATGCTTTGCAGCCGGGCCTGAAGCAGGTTGCAGCCGGGTATGTTCTGTATGGTTCAAGTACCCTGATGGCCTACACTACCGGTCTTGGCGTATCCGTATTTACACTTGATCCGAGTATCGGTGAATTCATTCTTTCTGATGATGATATTAAAATTCCTGAAACGGGCACCATCTATAGTGTTAATGAGGGCAGTTACAATTCCTGGGACCTAGGTCTTAAGAAGTACATTAAGTACTGCCAGGTGGAAGATCCGCAAACAAATCGCCCGTATAAAGCACGTTATATCGGATCGATGGTAGCTGATGTTCATCGGACACTGATTACGGGGGGGATCTTTATCTATCCTCACAGTAGTCAATATCCAAGTGGAAAGCTGCGCCTGATGTACGAGTGTAATCCGCTTAGCTTTTTAATAGAGCAGGCGGGAGGCATGGCTATTGATGGAGAAGGGAGGATACTGGAGATCAAACCTAATGCCATACACCAGAGAACGCCGATTTATATAGGTTCCAGGCAAAACGTGCTCAAGGTACGTGAGTTTATCAGGGAGTATTCCGAAAAACCCATACAGGCCTGA
- a CDS encoding WD40/YVTN/BNR-like repeat-containing protein, producing MKRKVGLLFLFLFTFIAFNAHSQLVESTTTDQREQTVEQYQQMRQNSIFKEYPVRNVGPVVMSGRVTDIAVHEQRPSHFYVAYASGGVFETTNSGNTMSPIFDNQGSLTIGDIAISAANDDILWVGTGENNSSRSSYAGAGIYKSTDGGKNWNYAGLRGSQHIGRIVTHPDNEDVAWVASMGPLYSMNDVRGIYKTTDGGTNWQKSLTPPDSTGVIDLIIHPENPDILWATTWQRFRQAWNFQEAGEGSAIYKSTDGGESWNKVMNGFPEGNFVGRIGIDVSHSNPDILYTFLDNQKETKTKVEEEQEGLTQTDFLEMDKKDFQQLDDEELEKFLRDNGFPEKYTAARVKLDVQEGKYEPKALSEYLGDANAALFETDINGAEVYKSTDGGESWQMVNEYALDNIIFTYGYYFGEVRVSPTDPDELYIMGVPALKSTDGGATWKTIAENQPVHVDHHAMWIDPSDTDHILLGNDGGLYESHDGGINFIHHNVTPVGQFYTVDVDMEKPYNIYGGLQDNGVYTGPSTGSPDDNNYWERLFGGDGMHVQVDPRNSDLVYTGFQFGNYFKIDRSANDYTRITPRHEVGEERYRYNWNTPVELSNHNADIVYFGTQKLNRSFDQGETWTPISPDLTNEKADQQEGDVPYSTLTTIAESPLNFNVIWVGTDDGNVQLTRDGGNSWTNVSGNLPDHRWVSEVHASKHDQATAYVSLNGYRFDEFKTYVYKTTDYGKTWQSVKGDLPEDVANIIIQDPEVSDILYAGLDNGTFVSFNDGKNWHLLSGIPNVASYTMLVHPRDLELVVATHGRSIYVSDVKPLHKVAENIEEPILGLEAAPVSFSNRWGSRSAPYRDINEPEVTWLYWIGNEDVQDNEVTITVRDSENNVVKELSDTGSYGFNSFSWNLRTQDAAEGADNESDLKYLGKGSYTISFEVNGNSHEIPFEVK from the coding sequence ATGAAACGAAAAGTCGGCCTGCTGTTTCTATTCTTATTTACCTTTATTGCGTTTAATGCCCATAGCCAATTGGTAGAGTCTACTACTACCGATCAAAGAGAGCAAACGGTGGAACAGTATCAGCAAATGAGACAAAACTCTATTTTCAAGGAGTATCCTGTCAGGAATGTCGGACCGGTCGTAATGAGTGGCAGGGTCACCGATATTGCCGTACACGAGCAGCGACCCAGTCACTTTTATGTTGCCTATGCTTCAGGCGGTGTTTTTGAAACAACCAACAGTGGTAATACCATGTCCCCTATTTTTGACAACCAGGGCTCATTGACAATTGGTGATATCGCTATTTCCGCAGCTAATGATGATATCCTTTGGGTGGGCACCGGTGAAAACAACAGCAGCCGTTCAAGTTATGCAGGAGCAGGTATATACAAGAGTACGGATGGAGGTAAAAATTGGAATTATGCCGGTTTGCGCGGTTCTCAACACATTGGACGGATCGTCACCCACCCTGACAATGAAGATGTTGCCTGGGTGGCAAGTATGGGTCCCCTTTACTCTATGAATGATGTACGGGGTATCTATAAAACTACGGACGGAGGTACCAACTGGCAGAAATCACTCACTCCACCCGACAGTACTGGGGTTATTGATTTGATCATTCATCCGGAAAACCCGGATATTCTTTGGGCAACCACCTGGCAGCGCTTTCGTCAGGCCTGGAATTTCCAGGAAGCCGGCGAAGGATCTGCCATCTACAAATCTACCGATGGCGGTGAGAGCTGGAACAAAGTAATGAATGGATTTCCGGAAGGAAATTTTGTGGGACGAATAGGCATTGACGTCAGTCATTCAAACCCTGACATACTCTATACTTTTTTAGACAATCAAAAAGAGACCAAAACGAAAGTCGAGGAAGAGCAAGAAGGTTTGACCCAGACTGATTTCCTGGAGATGGATAAGAAGGATTTTCAGCAGCTCGATGATGAAGAACTGGAAAAGTTTCTACGGGATAACGGTTTTCCTGAAAAGTATACGGCTGCCAGGGTAAAACTTGATGTACAGGAAGGGAAGTATGAGCCGAAAGCCTTGTCGGAATACTTGGGAGATGCCAATGCTGCACTGTTTGAAACCGATATCAACGGTGCCGAAGTATACAAGTCAACCGACGGCGGGGAGAGCTGGCAAATGGTTAATGAATATGCCCTTGATAATATTATTTTCACCTACGGCTACTATTTCGGTGAAGTCAGGGTATCACCCACTGACCCAGATGAATTGTATATAATGGGTGTTCCCGCTCTGAAATCGACAGATGGAGGTGCAACCTGGAAAACTATTGCCGAGAATCAGCCTGTACATGTCGACCATCATGCTATGTGGATTGATCCCTCCGACACTGACCACATTTTACTGGGTAATGACGGCGGGCTGTACGAGAGCCATGACGGGGGTATCAATTTCATTCACCATAATGTAACACCGGTTGGCCAGTTTTATACGGTTGACGTGGATATGGAGAAGCCATATAACATTTATGGAGGCTTGCAAGATAACGGAGTCTATACCGGGCCTTCCACAGGATCACCTGATGACAATAATTACTGGGAGCGACTTTTCGGCGGCGACGGAATGCACGTTCAGGTTGACCCGAGAAACAGTGATTTGGTTTATACCGGATTCCAGTTTGGCAATTATTTCAAAATTGATCGTTCGGCAAATGACTATACGCGTATCACGCCACGCCATGAGGTAGGCGAAGAACGCTACCGGTACAACTGGAACACACCTGTAGAACTGAGCAATCACAACGCGGATATTGTCTATTTCGGGACCCAAAAACTCAATAGAAGCTTTGACCAGGGTGAGACCTGGACTCCGATTAGTCCTGATTTAACCAATGAGAAAGCCGATCAGCAAGAAGGTGACGTCCCCTACTCTACCCTAACCACTATTGCTGAATCACCATTGAATTTCAACGTGATCTGGGTAGGTACCGATGACGGTAACGTTCAACTAACCAGAGATGGCGGTAACAGCTGGACTAATGTTTCCGGTAATCTTCCTGATCACCGTTGGGTCAGTGAGGTCCATGCCTCCAAGCATGATCAGGCCACAGCTTATGTTTCCCTGAATGGGTACCGATTCGACGAATTCAAAACCTATGTCTACAAAACAACCGATTATGGAAAAACCTGGCAATCAGTAAAAGGTGATCTACCGGAAGATGTTGCCAATATTATCATCCAGGATCCCGAGGTTTCGGATATCCTGTACGCCGGTTTGGATAACGGTACGTTTGTGAGCTTTAACGACGGAAAGAACTGGCATCTGTTGAGCGGTATTCCGAATGTGGCTTCTTATACCATGCTGGTCCACCCGCGGGATCTGGAACTGGTGGTGGCTACTCACGGACGCAGCATTTATGTTTCCGATGTGAAACCGCTTCATAAGGTTGCGGAAAACATCGAGGAGCCCATTTTAGGCTTAGAGGCAGCACCGGTTTCATTCTCCAATCGATGGGGAAGCCGCAGTGCCCCTTACCGGGATATCAATGAGCCTGAAGTAACATGGTTGTATTGGATAGGTAATGAAGATGTTCAGGACAATGAGGTAACCATAACTGTCAGAGACAGCGAGAATAATGTTGTCAAAGAGCTAAGCGATACCGGCAGCTATGGATTCAACTCCTTTTCCTGGAACCTCAGGACTCAGGATGCTGCAGAAGGTGCAGACAATGAATCCGACCTAAAATATCTTGGAAAAGGAAGCTATACGATATCATTTGAAGTAAACGGCAATAGCCATGAAATACCATTTGAAGTCAAGTAA
- a CDS encoding DUF192 domain-containing protein yields the protein MKYHLKSSNLLLVFIGILLLVAGCSGKEKTNREENKGRSIEFTRELSFLNPEGEIISTIEVAIADDQDERNMGLMDVNELPSDKGMLFIFDRQQPLSFWMANTPLSLDIFFVNESGEIVRIHQNTQPFSENNLTSGEPAKYVIETNNGFSISHDIQEGMKVALPDTLP from the coding sequence ATGAAATACCATTTGAAGTCAAGTAACCTATTACTTGTTTTTATCGGCATCCTGCTTTTGGTAGCAGGATGTTCCGGTAAGGAGAAGACCAATAGAGAAGAAAACAAAGGGCGCAGCATTGAGTTTACAAGAGAGCTGAGTTTTCTGAATCCAGAAGGAGAAATTATTAGCACGATTGAGGTTGCCATTGCCGATGACCAGGATGAACGGAATATGGGACTGATGGATGTGAATGAGCTTCCTTCGGATAAAGGAATGCTGTTCATATTTGACAGGCAACAGCCTTTAAGCTTTTGGATGGCCAATACTCCCCTCTCTCTGGATATCTTTTTCGTTAACGAATCAGGTGAGATTGTCCGGATTCATCAAAATACCCAGCCTTTTTCTGAGAATAATCTGACTTCCGGTGAGCCTGCTAAATACGTTATAGAAACCAACAACGGGTTCAGCATTTCACATGACATACAGGAAGGTATGAAAGTGGCACTGCCGGATACTTTGCCTTAG
- a CDS encoding SGNH/GDSL hydrolase family protein has protein sequence MSLKQYTREEFLQNIIGATLASFGGLSLLDYVTDRYAVTESADLEIPNEAVILFQGDSITDAGRNRNDQSPNTASALGSGYAFLAASGLLADYPAKKIKCYNKGISGNKVFQLAERWDRDCIELQPDILSILVGVNDFWHTLDLNYKGDVQTYENDYRSLLDRTLKALPKVKLIIGEPFALKGGTAINDDWYPKFPRYRAASKRIAEEFGAAFIPYQEIFDLAAEETGAAYWSGDGVHPTIAGSRLMANAWMETVKRL, from the coding sequence ATGAGTCTAAAACAGTATACGCGGGAAGAATTCTTACAAAACATCATCGGTGCCACGCTGGCATCATTCGGAGGCCTTTCTTTGCTGGATTATGTGACGGATCGATATGCTGTAACAGAGTCCGCTGACCTTGAGATACCCAATGAGGCGGTTATCCTGTTTCAGGGAGACTCAATCACAGATGCAGGAAGAAATCGCAACGATCAATCACCCAATACCGCATCCGCTCTGGGAAGTGGGTATGCGTTCTTAGCTGCATCAGGGTTGTTAGCTGATTATCCCGCCAAAAAAATCAAATGTTATAATAAGGGCATAAGTGGCAATAAGGTGTTTCAGCTTGCTGAACGCTGGGATAGAGACTGCATCGAATTGCAACCTGATATCCTTAGTATATTAGTAGGAGTCAATGACTTCTGGCATACTCTTGATCTAAATTATAAGGGTGATGTACAGACTTATGAGAATGATTACCGTAGTCTCCTTGATAGAACTCTCAAGGCTTTACCCAAAGTAAAGCTCATTATTGGTGAACCCTTTGCACTGAAGGGTGGAACAGCAATTAATGACGACTGGTACCCCAAATTTCCCCGATACCGGGCAGCAAGTAAGAGAATTGCTGAAGAGTTTGGCGCTGCTTTCATACCCTACCAGGAAATCTTTGACCTTGCCGCTGAAGAGACCGGAGCTGCCTACTGGTCCGGTGACGGCGTTCATCCCACTATTGCCGGCAGCCGCTTAATGGCCAACGCCTGGATGGAGACGGTGAAGAGGCTATAG
- the nusA gene encoding transcription termination factor NusA — protein MQTDISKQIIQSFAEIAKDKDIDKDLLLSILEDVFRTMIRKKYGDDEAFEVIINADRGDIQILHVREVVPKEELTDEVNEITLEEALKYDPDLELYDEYAQELSIQDFGRRAVMMARQQLAQRIREIEKDNIFEEYSDRVGEIVLGDVYQIRSRDMLVNHNGVELVLPKSEQIYKDRYRKGDTIRAVVKEVKRYNGNPSVIISRTSPLFLERLFENEIPEVFDGIIDLERIAREPGDRSKVAVVSHDERVDPVGACVGMKGIRIHAIVRELQNENIDVINYSDDKFEFIKRALQPAKVLSVELSEDGEHAKVLVPADEVSKAIGKGGVNIRLASKLTECEIDVYREVEEEDDIDLKEFEVDFGADVIEMLHEIGCDTARAVLELDEEEIVRRTEGKINPEEAERIIDIIAYEFEDEQ, from the coding sequence ATGCAAACAGATATTTCGAAACAAATTATTCAGTCTTTTGCCGAAATAGCAAAAGACAAAGACATTGATAAGGATTTACTGTTATCCATACTGGAAGATGTATTCCGTACGATGATTCGCAAGAAGTATGGTGATGATGAAGCCTTTGAAGTGATCATCAATGCAGACCGCGGTGATATTCAGATTTTGCACGTCAGGGAAGTGGTTCCCAAAGAGGAGCTCACCGATGAGGTAAATGAAATTACCCTGGAAGAAGCCCTGAAGTATGATCCCGATCTCGAATTGTATGATGAATATGCGCAGGAACTTTCTATACAGGATTTCGGTCGCCGTGCGGTCATGATGGCCCGTCAGCAACTGGCTCAGCGCATTCGTGAAATTGAGAAAGACAATATTTTCGAAGAATACTCCGACCGCGTTGGAGAAATAGTTCTCGGTGATGTCTACCAGATTCGCAGCCGTGACATGCTGGTAAACCATAATGGCGTGGAGCTGGTACTGCCCAAAAGCGAACAGATCTACAAGGATCGCTACCGCAAAGGAGACACCATACGAGCCGTTGTCAAGGAGGTTAAGCGTTACAATGGGAATCCATCGGTGATTATTTCCCGTACTTCTCCGCTATTTCTGGAAAGACTTTTTGAAAATGAGATTCCGGAAGTATTCGACGGAATCATTGATCTGGAGCGCATCGCCCGCGAACCGGGAGATCGCTCGAAGGTAGCTGTAGTTTCTCATGATGAGCGCGTGGATCCGGTTGGTGCATGTGTCGGCATGAAAGGAATACGCATTCATGCCATAGTTAGAGAGCTTCAGAATGAGAATATCGATGTCATTAACTACAGCGATGATAAATTTGAATTTATCAAGCGTGCACTTCAGCCTGCGAAAGTACTTAGTGTTGAGTTGAGTGAAGATGGAGAACATGCCAAGGTTCTTGTTCCTGCCGATGAGGTATCCAAAGCTATCGGTAAAGGCGGGGTTAACATCCGTCTTGCATCGAAACTCACTGAATGTGAAATAGATGTTTATCGTGAAGTTGAAGAGGAAGATGATATCGACCTGAAGGAGTTTGAAGTAGACTTTGGAGCGGATGTCATCGAAATGCTCCACGAAATCGGCTGCGATACAGCACGCGCGGTCCTCGAGCTGGATGAAGAGGAAATTGTTCGGAGAACCGAAGGAAAGATTAATCCGGAAGAAGCCGAACGAATCATCGACATCATCGCGTATGAATTTGAAGACGAACAATAA
- the coaE gene encoding dephospho-CoA kinase (Dephospho-CoA kinase (CoaE) performs the final step in coenzyme A biosynthesis.), whose translation MVRVGVTGGIGSGKTAFCNILKKHGAYVLNADDLAKKIMAEDPAVKEELVDTFGRDSYKKDGRLNREYLAEQAFQNDRVEELNNIVHPRIPLKTEEIMEKAEQAGYEVFVYEAALLLQNLRPNHLDYIILLLADKEKRIGRVQQRDKVNKELVVDRMEHQQDFSTLKHLADIVIENNGSLQELEEKAERIYYDILTG comes from the coding sequence ATGGTAAGAGTAGGGGTCACCGGAGGCATAGGCAGCGGAAAAACAGCTTTCTGCAATATATTGAAAAAGCATGGGGCGTATGTGCTTAACGCAGATGACCTCGCAAAGAAAATAATGGCAGAAGACCCTGCTGTTAAAGAGGAATTGGTGGATACATTCGGACGGGATTCTTACAAGAAAGACGGCAGGCTTAACCGTGAGTATCTCGCTGAACAGGCTTTTCAAAATGACAGGGTTGAGGAGTTGAACAACATTGTACATCCTCGTATACCCCTTAAAACTGAAGAAATCATGGAAAAGGCTGAGCAGGCCGGTTATGAGGTCTTTGTGTACGAGGCGGCCCTGCTGTTGCAAAACCTGCGTCCTAATCATCTAGACTACATCATTTTGTTACTCGCTGACAAAGAGAAGCGTATTGGAAGGGTGCAGCAAAGAGACAAGGTTAATAAAGAGCTTGTGGTTGATCGTATGGAGCACCAGCAGGACTTTTCAACTTTGAAACACCTGGCTGATATCGTTATTGAAAATAACGGAAGCCTACAGGAACTTGAAGAGAAAGCGGAACGCATTTATTACGATATTCTAACGGGATGA
- the infB gene encoding translation initiation factor IF-2 — protein MSPNDRPKKLFKVASEYNVSTQSIVDALAEEGFDVANKPNSKITPEMYEVLEETYGVDKAKSQEHIKARQEYENRRNQIHASRNESVSIDDYLEPLDEELPLEPQDDFEEDEGTIEGLIPQDEEEEATVEAEETEEVEETEEEVAEESEETQEAEPEAEEKKKEKEEVETAEEVETEAESEEEDTPEEDDIEDAEDTEEAEEIAAEADEEDDEDEQEDEVPEEDEEDDEDEQEDEVPEEDEEDDEDEQEDEVPEEDEEDDEDEDEEDVIRGRAGRLKGTKVLGKVDVGNQPKRRKKRKRRKDRDESDDDSSKSKRKSKKEKKKRKKRKGRGSRVEEEDVEQKLKETMQKMKSSETVGSRRQKRRRQRKEEREEEEQLQAEMEELEDEIIEVTEFITVSDLADIMDVKTNDVITTCMNLGMMVSINQRLDASTIELVAEEYGFEVEFVDADEAIEEIELEEDDPEDLEPRAPIITVMGHVDHGKTSLLDYIRKAQVAEGEAGGITQHVGAYEIQTDDGRNITFLDTPGHEAFTAMRSRGAQATDIVILVVAADDAVMPQTVEAINHAKAAGVSIIVAINKIDKEGANPDKIKQQLTEHDVIVEEYGGNNQVAEVSAKTGEGIPELLEKVLIESELMELKANPNRRADGVVLEARVDKGKGTVANILVQNGTLKIGDPFVAGPCFGRVRAMENEHGERIEKAGPSQPVQLMGFDDIPQAGDKLVVTEDEKMAKEVANQRQQIRREQELRRTKHLTLDDLSRRMALGEVSELNIIIKADVDGSIEALSGALQKISTDEVSVNIIHTGAGAITESDVLLASASDAIIIGFQVRPTSNARKVAEEEEIDIRLFSVIYDAVDEVKDAMEGLLSPDISEKLVGNAEVREIFKVSKVGTIAGCYVTDGKVLRNNPVRVVRDGVVIYDGEIDALKRFKDDVKEVQTGYECGISIVNYNDLKVGDVIENYEVVEEKRKLEDARSFDDAEV, from the coding sequence ATGTCGCCAAACGATAGACCAAAAAAACTTTTCAAAGTTGCATCTGAATACAACGTCTCTACACAATCTATAGTAGATGCGCTGGCAGAAGAAGGCTTTGATGTAGCCAATAAGCCGAATTCCAAGATTACCCCGGAAATGTACGAGGTTCTCGAGGAAACCTATGGTGTAGACAAGGCTAAGAGTCAAGAGCATATCAAAGCACGCCAGGAGTATGAAAACAGGCGTAATCAGATACACGCCAGTAGAAATGAAAGTGTATCTATAGATGACTACCTGGAGCCCCTCGATGAAGAGCTGCCGTTGGAGCCTCAGGATGATTTTGAAGAAGACGAAGGCACTATCGAAGGTCTTATTCCGCAAGATGAAGAAGAGGAAGCTACGGTAGAAGCAGAAGAGACAGAGGAGGTTGAAGAAACTGAAGAGGAAGTAGCCGAAGAATCGGAAGAGACCCAGGAAGCTGAACCTGAAGCAGAAGAGAAAAAGAAAGAAAAAGAGGAAGTTGAAACTGCTGAAGAGGTTGAAACGGAAGCCGAATCAGAGGAAGAAGATACTCCAGAGGAAGATGATATCGAAGATGCTGAAGATACTGAAGAAGCTGAAGAGATTGCAGCTGAGGCCGATGAAGAAGATGATGAAGACGAGCAAGAGGACGAAGTACCCGAAGAGGATGAAGAAGATGATGAAGACGAGCAAGAGGACGAAGTACCCGAAGAGGATGAAGAAGATGATGAAGACGAGCAAGAGGACGAAGTACCCGAAGAGGATGAAGAAGATGATGAAGACGAGGACGAAGAAGACGTCATTAGAGGGCGTGCCGGTCGACTTAAAGGTACAAAAGTTCTCGGTAAAGTTGATGTAGGTAATCAGCCAAAGCGCCGGAAGAAAAGAAAGCGACGTAAGGACCGAGACGAAAGTGATGATGACTCTTCCAAGAGTAAAAGAAAGAGTAAGAAAGAGAAAAAGAAACGTAAGAAAAGAAAAGGACGCGGTAGTCGGGTAGAAGAAGAAGACGTCGAGCAAAAGCTTAAGGAAACCATGCAGAAGATGAAGTCTTCTGAAACCGTGGGTAGCCGGCGCCAGAAAAGAAGACGCCAGCGTAAGGAAGAGCGTGAGGAAGAAGAACAGCTTCAGGCAGAAATGGAAGAGCTTGAAGATGAGATCATTGAAGTTACCGAGTTTATTACGGTGAGTGATCTGGCAGATATAATGGATGTTAAGACCAATGATGTCATCACAACTTGCATGAATCTGGGCATGATGGTATCCATCAACCAGCGTCTGGATGCCAGTACCATAGAACTTGTTGCCGAAGAGTACGGCTTTGAAGTAGAGTTTGTCGATGCCGATGAAGCCATTGAAGAGATTGAGCTTGAAGAGGATGATCCGGAAGATCTAGAGCCTCGCGCACCGATCATTACAGTCATGGGTCACGTTGACCACGGTAAAACTTCCCTGCTCGATTACATCCGTAAAGCGCAGGTTGCTGAAGGCGAGGCCGGAGGTATTACCCAGCACGTAGGAGCTTATGAAATTCAGACTGATGATGGTAGAAACATAACATTCCTCGATACGCCGGGTCACGAGGCCTTTACTGCAATGCGTTCACGCGGTGCCCAGGCAACGGATATTGTAATACTGGTTGTTGCAGCTGATGATGCGGTGATGCCGCAGACAGTTGAGGCTATCAACCACGCCAAAGCAGCCGGTGTTTCCATTATTGTAGCTATTAACAAGATTGACAAGGAGGGAGCAAATCCCGACAAAATCAAGCAGCAACTAACTGAACATGATGTCATCGTTGAGGAGTATGGCGGTAACAATCAGGTTGCTGAGGTATCTGCAAAAACCGGTGAAGGTATTCCGGAACTGCTTGAAAAGGTACTCATAGAATCTGAACTGATGGAATTGAAGGCCAATCCAAACCGACGTGCTGATGGTGTGGTACTTGAGGCTCGTGTGGACAAAGGAAAGGGTACGGTTGCCAATATCCTTGTTCAGAATGGAACACTTAAGATTGGTGATCCTTTTGTTGCGGGACCTTGCTTCGGACGTGTACGTGCCATGGAAAATGAGCATGGCGAAAGAATTGAGAAAGCCGGTCCATCACAACCTGTGCAGCTAATGGGTTTTGATGATATTCCACAAGCCGGTGATAAGCTGGTGGTCACAGAAGATGAAAAGATGGCCAAAGAAGTTGCTAATCAAAGGCAGCAAATTCGTCGTGAGCAGGAACTTAGAAGAACCAAACACCTTACCCTTGATGACCTATCCCGCAGAATGGCACTGGGTGAAGTTTCCGAGTTGAATATTATTATTAAAGCCGATGTAGACGGATCTATTGAGGCACTCTCCGGAGCACTGCAGAAGATCAGTACCGACGAGGTCAGCGTAAATATTATACATACCGGTGCCGGTGCCATAACCGAATCCGATGTGCTGCTTGCTTCCGCTTCCGATGCTATTATTATCGGTTTCCAGGTACGGCCTACCTCAAATGCCCGTAAAGTTGCCGAGGAAGAAGAGATTGATATTCGACTCTTCAGCGTAATCTATGATGCCGTTGATGAAGTGAAAGATGCTATGGAAGGACTCTTGTCACCGGATATCAGTGAAAAACTGGTCGGTAATGCAGAAGTCCGCGAAATATTCAAAGTCTCCAAAGTCGGTACCATTGCCGGTTGCTATGTAACAGACGGTAAAGTCCTCAGGAATAATCCTGTACGCGTGGTAAGAGATGGCGTCGTTATTTATGATGGGGAAATCGATGCCCTCAAGCGATTTAAAGACGATGTCAAAGAAGTACAAACCGGATATGAGTGCGGTATCAGCATAGTCAACTACAACGACTTGAAAGTAGGAGACGTCATCGAAAACTACGAAGTTGTTGAAGAGAAGAGAAAGCTTGAAGATGCACGAAGCTTCGATGACGCTGAAGTTTAA
- the rbfA gene encoding 30S ribosome-binding factor RbfA yields MSIRTERLAAVIQRDLGNIIQQSYQKSGSFITVTQVEVTQDLLIAKVFLSIYAPGKDEDAIFSNLVEHNASIRKELASKIRHQVRRIPELHFNKDESAEYVDKMENLFDQIREERKQRSTGEEE; encoded by the coding sequence ATGAGTATTCGAACTGAGCGGCTTGCTGCTGTCATACAGCGTGACCTTGGAAATATTATTCAACAGAGCTATCAGAAGAGCGGGTCATTTATTACCGTCACCCAGGTTGAGGTGACTCAGGATCTGCTTATCGCGAAAGTATTTCTCAGTATTTATGCACCGGGTAAAGATGAAGACGCCATTTTCTCCAATCTGGTTGAGCATAATGCCTCCATCCGTAAAGAGTTGGCCTCTAAAATAAGACACCAGGTTCGCCGCATCCCGGAACTGCATTTCAATAAGGATGAAAGTGCCGAGTACGTGGATAAAATGGAGAATCTCTTTGATCAGATCCGAGAGGAGAGAAAACAGCGCTCAACCGGAGAGGAAGAGTAA
- a CDS encoding ribosome maturation factor RimP, whose product MQNKAIQKISELAESVLTNTDFFLVEVEIKGNKEPVIWVYIDADDRGVNMDECAEVSRELSFLMDAHDMFPGGYRINVSSPGVTRPLSDKRQYPKNKGRKAKVKYKVDGEYLKIEGILQDVDDNDIAIEQEDGSVLKLHYDQLVETKIIPTI is encoded by the coding sequence GTGCAAAACAAAGCAATACAAAAGATTTCTGAACTTGCAGAATCGGTCCTTACCAACACCGATTTCTTCCTCGTCGAGGTCGAAATTAAGGGTAACAAGGAGCCCGTTATCTGGGTGTATATTGATGCCGACGATCGTGGTGTTAATATGGACGAGTGTGCGGAAGTAAGCAGGGAGCTGAGCTTCCTGATGGACGCTCACGACATGTTTCCGGGTGGATATCGTATCAATGTATCTTCTCCAGGAGTTACCAGACCGCTTTCAGATAAAAGGCAGTATCCAAAGAATAAAGGAAGAAAGGCAAAGGTAAAATATAAAGTCGACGGTGAATACCTCAAGATCGAGGGTATTTTACAGGATGTCGATGATAATGATATTGCGATTGAGCAGGAAGACGGATCGGTCCTGAAGCTACATTATGATCAGCTGGTAGAAACAAAAATAATACCTACAATTTAG